In Deltaproteobacteria bacterium, the genomic stretch CGCCGAGAACTTCCGCATGCTCGAATCGCTCTTCCCTGGCCGCATCGACTGCGGCCTTGGGCGCGCGCCGGGCAGCGACCAGCGCACCGCGGCGGCGCTCGCGTACCCCGGCCAGCTGCGCAGCGTCCACCACTACCCGGAGCAGCTCGACGACCTCGCCGCGTTCCTCACGGATGAAATGCCCGCCGGGCACCCATTTCGCGGGATCCAGGCGAGCCCAACGCGGGACGGCGTGCCCGAGCTGTGGCTGCTCGGCTCTGGCATCGACTCGGCGCTGATGGCCGCCGAGCGCGGCCTGCCTTTCTCGTTCGCGCACTTCTTCGGCGCACACGCGGGCGGCGGCCCGAAGATCGTGGCCGCCTACCGCGACCGCTTCCGCCCCTCGCGCTGGCTCGCCGCGCCGCGCGTGCACGTGGGCGTGATGACGATCTGCGCCGAGAGCGAGGAGCGCGCCCGGTACCACGCCGCGAGCCTGCGGCTCTCGCGCCTCAACCTCGCCCGGGGCGTGAACACCGGGCTCGCAAGCCCCGAAGAGGCGCTCGCCTACCCGTACTCGCAGGCCGAGCTCGACTACCTCGAGAAGGCGGCGATGCCGGCGGTGGTCGGCGACCCCGGGCAGGTCCTCGCGGGGCTCGAGCGCGTCGCCGCCGACTACGCCGCGGACGAGCTCGGCATCGTCACGTTCTGCTTCGACTTCGCGGCCCGCGTCCGCTCCTACGAGCTGATCGCCGAGGCCGCACGGCTCGCGCCGCGAGGCTGAGCGCGTCCGCCGGAGAATCGCTCGCGATTCCGAGAGGTTACGCGAGCGGGGAGAGTGGTGGCCCAGGCCAGAATCGAACTGGCGACACCCGCATTTTCAGTCGGTCGCGGCGGGCCGAAGAAACGCTGAAACCACGGGAACTTGCGGGGTTAGATTCGCCCCGAGGGTAGTTGGAGGGGGCCACTCGGAGCGAAGTGGCCCCACGGTGGCCCCACCTCAGGCGCTCCGTGATTCCAGGTGCTTCGTCGCCCAGATCGACCCCGAGCACTGGAGTAGACGGCTACCTGTGTTTCTTGGCGCTGAACGAGCCGGTGCTCTTCGGCGGCCTGCTGCGCGCACTCATCCCCCATGAGCTCAAGGCGTTGGGTAATGGACTGCCGCTTCTCGACGTGCGCGTGTACACGCGCCCGGAGCAGCCGGCGAATCGGGCCGTGCATGACGTCCCGGGATCTCTCTCATGAGCGCAAGGCGAACGCCTGCGTGCGCTCGGCGTGCTGCGTGCCGACGAGGGTTAGGTGCGAGAGCGAAGACCCGGTGAGCGGACGGGAAGACATCCTGCGCGAAGCGCTGAGTGCATTCGAGCGCATCAAAGCCGACCCCGTGGAGATCGATCGCGCTCCACAGATCGCTCAGCAGGCGCACGACTTGCTGGCCCGCAAGACGCCGAGCTGAGAGCACGCCGGAGGGCCACCGCTCTGACTACCCAACAACCAGGCGACCGAGCCCGGCGGGGGGTGTGGGCGCCCACGGATCAACGCGGAGCTGCCCTGCAGCGAAGCGCTGATCACGAATACAATGTGGTCATCTATGGATGCGCGACGAGATGAGAACGGCCGCTTCCTCCGCGGGCCTGGACGACCCAAGGGGTCTCCCAATCGCATCACGGCGAACGTCCGCAGCATGATCGAGGAGGCGCTCGCGGCGGAAGGCGGCGTCGCCTACTTGCGCAAGCAGGCGCGAGAGAACCCACAGTCGTTTCTCGCGCTCGTCGGCAAGCTCTTGCCGAAGGATGTTCGGACGAAGACCGATCTCCCCACGGTCATCTTCCGAGACTACACGGGGCTAGGGGCCGAGGTCCTCAAGCGCGTGGACGCGGAGCTAAAGCGAGAGAAGGGTTCGGCACCCCGCGCGTAGTTTCGCCCGAGATGCTGCGCGTCGACCCCGACGAAGCCGACTGGACGCTCGGAAACTGCGCCATAACAACTGCTCCACCGAAGCCGACCAGCGAGATCGGGCGCTCGATAGGGGCGCCGACGGGAGACCCGCCGGCGACCGAATCTCGGCGCTCAGGTTGGCCCGTGCCCCGGGTCCAGCGGCGATCGGCGAACTCGCGCAGCCGACCAAGCGATCAGATCGTCAGCGCGTAGACGACGTGGCTCCCGTGCCACGCCGACTTCCGAGCGCTGTTCGCGCGGTCCTCAACGAGTTGCGCGAAGCCTCGGGCGGCCGCCTGCGCAGTCGCGAGCGCGTATCCATCGCGGTACGCGGCTCCCAGTGGCTCGCGTGGGTGTGCGGCCGCTCGGCCAGAAGCTCGCCGGCGAGTTGTTACTGGCGAAGCTGATGAACGGCGGCGCCTGGGTCGAGGCGGTGGGCGCGGTGCCGCTCGTCAGCGCGGTGCTCTCCGCCGCGGCGCATCACGACGCGGACACGAAGCTGCTCGGCTTCTTCGTGCGCAAAGAGGCGAAGAAGCACGGCAAGGGTCAGCAGATCGAGGGCGCGTTCAAGAGCGGCATGAGCGTCGCGCTCGTCGAAGACACCACGACGACGGGCGGCTCCACGCTCGAGGCGCAGGGCATCGTGCAGGCTGCCGGCGGCAAGGTGGCGCGCGTGCTCTGCCTCGTGGACCGCGGCGAGGGCGCCGCCGAGGCGTTCGCGGCGCGCGGCGTCGCGCTCGAGGCGCTGTTCACGCGCGCCGACCTGCCGGTGTGAGCTGCCCCGTCACGGGTAGCGCCCGAGCTCTCCACGGAGCGCCGCGCGCGCGCGATTGAGTCGCGAACGCACGGTGCCGACCGGCACGCGCAGCTGCGCAGCGATCGCCTCGTAGTCGAGCTCTTCGACCTCGCGCAGCGCGAGGATCAGGCGCTGCTCTTCGCTGAGGCGCGCGAGCGCCTCGTCGAGGAGGTTGCGCTGCTCGGCGCGCTCGATCTCCTGGTCCGCGCCGCACATCGTGCAGCTGCGGGCCCAGTCGAGCCCGCCGCGTTCCTCCCACTTGCGCCGACGCAGCTCGCTGCGACGCAGGTGGAGCGAGCGGTGCACCACGGCGCGCAGCAGCCAGGCGAGCACGTTCTCGGGCGCGCGCGGCGCGGCGGCGAGGGTGCAGAGCGCCTCCTGCACGGCGTCGTGCGCGAGGTCGGGATCTTGGAGGATTCGTTTGGCGATGCGCAGCAGGTGCGGCGAATGGCGCCACGCCGCGCGCGCGCGCGCGTCGGGCGTGTCGTCGCCGAGAGACTCGGCGAGGGCAGTCGTCATGGAGCACTTTCCAGGCTCGCGGCGCGGAAGCGCGCGAGCGGACGGCATGAATCGCGGGCAGGGCGCTCGCTGCGCCCGGCGCTGGAGGCGAATCAGCCGATGCTGGGCGGTGCGCGTGCGCGCGCGACGTCGAGCGCGTGGCTCGGACCGCCGAGCGCGATGCGCGGCGCGTCGCTGTGCGAAGCAGCGGGCGCCGCGACTGATGGTGCGGGGGGCGCCTCGTCCAGCGGGTTGCCGTGCAAGGGGCCGCACAAGGCGCAGGAGGCCTCGAGCGCGCTGCTCTCCGTGACGTCGTGAAGCGCGTGGCCCGCTGCATGTGCCGCGCGCAACGCGGGGAGCAGCGCGAACGCAAGCGCCAGCGCGAGTGAAATGACGTGACGGCGGAGAAGCATCTTCACGCCGATTAGTTCAGCGCTCGCTGTCGCGCAACTCGCAACGAACCCGAACCACCCGAGCGGCACTCGTCAGGCGATGCTCGAATGGCTCGTCGTCGGTGCCGGGATCCACGGCACGCTCCTCGCGCACCGCTTGCTCGCGTCGGGCCGCGTCTCGCGCGATCGCCTCCGCCTGCTCGATCCACACGACGAGCCGCTCTCCGCTTGGCGCTTGCGCGCGGAGACCGTGGGCATGCCGTTCCTGCGCTCGCCGTCGGTTCACCACCTCGCAGTTGAGCCCGGCGCACTCGTCGCGTTCGCCGCAGCGCGAGACCGCGGCTCCGAGTTCATCGGGGCCTATGGGCGCCCTTCCACCGCGCTGTTCGCGGCACACTGCCGCGACCTCGTGATGCGCGAGAAGCTTTGCGAGGTCTGCGTGCGAGCTGAGGCGCGCGGGTTGACGCGCAGCGCGCGCGGCTTCCGAGTCGAGACGACGAGCGGTGCGCTCAAAGCGCGCAACGTCCTGGTCGCCCACGGGCGCAGCCGTCTCACGCGCCCCGCATGGACGCGCGAGCTCGCCGCCGCCGGTGCGCGGGTCGCCCACGTGTTCGAGCCGGGCATCGACGCGGCCCTCGCGGGCGCGCAGCGGATCGCAATCGTGGGCGGAGGCATCACGGCGGCGCAGCTCGCCGTACGCCTCGCCGAGCGCGCGCAGCTGACCGTGATCGCGCGTCACCCAATCCGAGAGCACGACTTCGATTCCGACCCGGGCTGGCTCGGGCCGCGGCACCTCGCCGACTTCGCGCGGCTCCGCGATCCCGAAGAGCGCCGCGCCCGGATCCGCAAGGCGCGCAATCGCGGCTCGCTCCCGCGCGACGTCGCTCTCGCGGTCGACCAGGCGCGCACGCGCAGCGCGCTGGACTGGCGGAAAGACGAAGTGCGCTCCGCGGGCTTCGCCGGTGGCACGATCGCACTCGACTGCGCGAGCGGCGCACGTCTCTCGTGCGACGCCGTCGCCCTTGCGACCGGATTCGCGCCCGAGCCGGCGCGCGATACGTGGCTCGGCGACGCAGTCGACGTGCTTGGCCTCCCGTGCGCACCCTGCGGCAGCCCGCTGGTCGACGGCGCACTGCGCTGGGCGCCGGGCCTTTTCGTGAGCGGCGCCCTCGCGGAGCTCGAGATCGGGCCCGCCGCGCCGAACATTGCGGGAGCGCGCATGGCGGCAGAGCGAATCCTCGCAGCGCTCTGAGTGCGAACTCGGCTGCCGCGAGCGGCACTCCTTGCGCATGTCGAATCAACCCGCTCGCCGACTCCCTGTCACGGTGCTCTCTGGCTTCCTCGGCGCCGGCAAGACGTCGCTGCTCAATCACGTGCTCGCGAACCGCGAAGGGATGCGCGTCGCGGTGATCGTGAACGACATGAGCGAGGTGAACATCGACGCGCGCTTGGTCGAGCGCGGCGACGCGAACCTGCACCGCACCGAGGAGAAGCTGGTCGAGATGAGCAACGGCTGCATCTGCTGCACGTTGCGCGACGACCTACTCAAGGAAGTGGCAGACCTCGCACGCGCCGGTCGCTTCGACTACTTGCTGATCGAGTCCACCGGGATCTCGGAGCCGGTGCCCGTCGCGCAGACGTTCACGTTCGAGGATGAGCACGGCGTCAGCCTCGGGCAGCTCGCGCAGCTCGACACGATGGTCACCGTGGTGGACGGGGCGAGCTTTCTGCGGGACTACCGCGCTTCGCAGACGCTCGCTTCGCTCGGCCAGGTGGCCGGCGAAGAGGACGAACGCACCGTCAGCGATCTCTTGATCGAGCAGGTCGAGTTCGCCGATGTGCTCGTGATCAACAAGCTCGATCTCGTCTCCGAGCGCGACGCCGACGAGCTCGCCGCAATCCTGAAGGCGTTGAATCCAGGCGCGCGGCAGGTGCGCGCCCAGCATGGCCGCGTTCCGCTTCCGGAGGTGCTCGGCACCGGCCGCTTCGACTACGAGCGGGCGGCCGCTTCGGCGGGCTGGATCCGCGAGCTCGAAGCCGAGCACGTGCCCGAGACGGAGGCCTACGGCATCTCGAGCTTCGTGTTCCGAGCGCGGGCGCCGTTCCACCCCGAGAGGCTCTGGGAGTTCTTCAACGCCGACCCTGCGTGGGGAACGGTGCTGCGCTCGAAGGGCTTTTTCTGGATCGCGTCTCGGCACCACCTCGTGTGGGAGTGGGCGCAGGCGGGCGGAGTCTCGTCGGCGCGGCCCATCGGAGGGTGGTTCGCTGCGACCCCGAGCGAGGAATGGGGCGACGAGCATCCCGACCGCGACTCGCGCTGGGATCCGATCTTCGGGGATCGCCAACAAGAGATCGTGTTCATCGGGCGACGCATGGACCGCGCGGGCATCGAGAAGCGCCTCGCCGAGTGCCTCCTCGATGAGGGCAGCGTCTACCTCGGATCGGATGCGTGGCGCACGCTCCCGGACCCTTTCCCGCGCCCGGAGCCGCCGTCAGAGGCTCACGCGAAGGACGCATGAAGCGATGACGGCGCCCGCGCTCGACCTCCTGCTCCGAGGCGGAAATCTCCTCACCAGCGCAGGGGTGACGCGCGCCGACATCGGCGTTCGCGACGGCAAGATCGTCGCGCTCGGCGACCTCGAGCTGGAGCGCGCGGCGCTCACCGTCAAGGCTGAGCACCTGCACATCATGGCCGGCGCGATCGACACGCAGGTCCACTTCCGCGAGCCCGGCCTCGAGCACAAGGAAGACCTCGCGACGGGCACTGCCGCGGCCATCGCGGGAGGCATCACGAGCGTGCTCGAGATGCCGAACACGCAGCCGCCCACCCTCGATGCCGCAGCCCTCGCAGACAAGCTCGCTCGCGCCAGCGGCCGCGCGTGGTGCGACCACGCCTTCTACGTCGGTGCGAGCCCGAGCAACGTCGACTCGCTCGCCGCGCTCGAACGGCTTCCTGGCTGTGCGGGCGTGAAGCTGTTCATGGGCTCCTCCACCGGCGGTCTGCTCGTTGCGGACGACGAGACGATCGCGCGCGTGCTCGCGAGCGGTCGCCGCCGAATCGCGGTGCACGCGGAAGACGAGGCGCGGCTGCGCGAGCGGCGCGCGCTGATCGGCGCGGGCGCGACCGCGGCCATGCACCCGGTATGGCGCGACGCGGAGACCGCACTGCGCGCGACGCAGCGCCTGCTCACGCTGGCCGAGCGCGCCGGGCGCCGCGTGCACGTGCTGCACGTGACCACTGCGGAGGAAGTCGCGCTGCTCGGGCGACACCGTGCGCTCGCGAGCGTCGAAGTGACGCCGCAGCATCTCACGCTGGCAGCGCCGCACTGTTACCAGGCGCTCGGGACGCTCGCGCAGATGAATCCGCCGATCCGCGACGAGCGCCACCGTGCTGCGCTTTGGGAAGCGGTCCGCGACGGCCGCGTCGACGTGATCGGCTCGGATCACGCGCCGCACACGCTTGCAGAGAAGGCACGCGCGTACCCGGAGTCGCCTTCCGGCATGCCCGGCGTGCAGACGCTCCTGCCGCTGCTGCTCGATCACGCCGCCACGGGCCGCCTGCCGCTGGCGCGCATCCCCGATCTCATGAGCGAGGGGCCCGCGCGCGTGTTCGGCATCGCGGGCAAGGGATTCCTGCGTGCGGGCTACGACGCCGACTTCTCGCTCATCGACCTCGCGGAGAGGTGGACGGTGGAGAAGAGCTGGCTGCGCAGCCGCTGCGGCTGGAGCCCGTTCGAGGGAATGAAGCTGACGGGCAAGCCGGTGATGACGGTGCTGCGCGGGCGGATCGCGATGCGCGACGGGGAGCTGATCGGAGCACCGACGGGAGAACCGCTGCGCTTTGCATGAGCGCCCTCCGGTCGTGCGCCGGCGGGGTGCCGCCGCGAGGGAACGCAGCCTCGCCGAACGGCACTCGCCCTAGCGATGGACGCCGCGCGACTGACGCTCTTCCTGCTGACGTCATTCCCGTACGCAAGCACGCAGCGTGTGCTCAGCGAGATCCGTCGTCGCTTCGCCACGTTGCAGTTGCAGGCACCGAGCCTGCCCGATCTCGCAGGCGCTGCGGTACTTCCGGTCGAGGCTCCGCCGTCAGTCGAGCCGGCAGTCCTGACGGAACAGTGGAGCGATCCTGGATTCCTCTCCGAGTGGCTGGGCCGTCCTGCACGCCTTGGGGGCGTGGTCGCGCTCCTCGATGCACACCGCATGCTCGGTGATCTCAGCTCGGACGACCGACTCGCAGATCGCGGATGGGCAGCGACTCCGTTCGACGGCCGAAGCGTCGCGGATCTCCTGGTCGAGCAGATCGAATCCGCGTCGATCGTCGTGCTGCTCGACCCCGACGATCGACTCGAGGCAACGCGACGCAAGGTGCGCGTGTTGAATCCGACGGCGCGGATCGCGTCGTGCAGCTCCGACGATCTCGAGCTGCCGCCCAGGCTGCTCTCCGTGGAAGCGACTCCTCACTCCGTGAGCACGCCTCCGTGGCTTCGCGCACTTCGCGGCGCGCCGCCCTGGCACGAGGGCTTTCGCGAAGGCCACTGCCTCGACTTCCGGAGGCGGCTGCCGTTCGACCCTGAGCGACTCGCTCGGTGGCTCGAGCGGCCGCTGCCCGGCCTCGTGCGCGGCAAGGGCTACCTGTGGCTGTCCGATCGCGATGACGAGCGAATCGGGTATTCGCGCGCGGGCTCGCTCCAGCGCACGTTCCAAGCGGGAGGTTGGTGGGCGAGCGCGGCGCCTGGACGCTGGCCTGCTTGTCCTACGCAAGCCGCCGATCTGCTCTCACGCTGGGATCCGCGCGTCGGCGACCGAGAGCAGCGGCTCGTGTTGATCGGCGATGACTTCGATCCCGTCGAGCTGGAGAGATCACTCGACGAGTGCTTGGTCTCCGACAGTGCACGCGGAGGCGTGTGGGGTCTCGGCAGCCACCCGGGCGGCGCGGCGTTTCACTAGCGCGACTCGCCCCGGAGCTGCGCATGCCTCGTAGCGCCGGACGCTGCGCAGCGTCGCCATCGCTGTCGTTGCCGAGGCATCGCGGCGGAACGTCGCGCACCCCACCGGCACAAGGCGCGGGAGGGAGATGCCATGCGGCGCGGGTCATTCATCTGGGCAGTTGCGTTTGCGGCGACGGCGAACGCGCAAGAGCCGCCGCGGAGCGAAGAGTCGCCCGGTCTCGACGAGACAGTCGAAGAGCTGATCGTCACCGCCCAGCGGCGCGAGCAGCGCGCAATCGAGGTGCCCGCGAGCCTGCACGTTCTTCCCGGCGACGCGCTCGCCGCTCGGGGCGTGCGGGACGTGCGAGACGCCTTTGCGGCGGTCCCGAACCTCCAGTTCAACATGCTCGGCGACGGCGGTGGTGGCACCGGCATCGCGATTCGCGGCGTTTCGGCGGCCGGCGTGTTCGGCGTGGATCAGGCCGTGGCGATCTACGTCGACGGCGTGTTGATGAACGCGGAGGGAGCTTGGAACCCGCGGCTCGTGGACGTAGACCGGGTCGAAGTTCTGCGCGGACCCCAAGGAACGCTCTACGGGCGCAACGCACTCGCCGGGGCGGTGTCGATCATCTCGGTGCAGCCGAATCCGGAACGGCTCGGCGGGTTCGCGGAGGCGACAGTTGGTTGGTTCGGAGAGTTCGGCGCGAGTGGCGCCCTGAACGTCCCACTCGGTGAAGCGGCCGCGTTCCGCGTCACAGCGTTCGGAGCGCAGAGCGACGGCTTCATTCGGAATCGCCTCGGTGGTCGCCGCTTCGGTGGCCTCGCGGAAGGAGGTGTGCGCGCACAGCTTGCCGTCGAACCGGCGGAGCGCTGGTCGTTGGCACTGGCCGCGGACTACGCGAAGGACGACGGACGCAAGTGGGGCGTCGGCGATCGGGTTCGCGTTGCCGACGAGCTCGCAGTCGACGTTGCGACGCCCTTCCTCAGTGAGCTCGAGAACTACGGCGCCGCGCTCACCGCGACGCGGGAGGGTGCCTGCTGCG encodes the following:
- a CDS encoding orotate phosphoribosyltransferase, translated to MARVGVRPLGQKLAGELLLAKLMNGGAWVEAVGAVPLVSAVLSAAAHHDADTKLLGFFVRKEAKKHGKGQQIEGAFKSGMSVALVEDTTTTGGSTLEAQGIVQAAGGKVARVLCLVDRGEGAAEAFAARGVALEALFTRADLPV
- a CDS encoding sigma-70 family RNA polymerase sigma factor, coding for MTTALAESLGDDTPDARARAAWRHSPHLLRIAKRILQDPDLAHDAVQEALCTLAAAPRAPENVLAWLLRAVVHRSLHLRRSELRRRKWEERGGLDWARSCTMCGADQEIERAEQRNLLDEALARLSEEQRLILALREVEELDYEAIAAQLRVPVGTVRSRLNRARAALRGELGRYP
- a CDS encoding FAD/NAD(P)-binding protein, with the protein product MLEWLVVGAGIHGTLLAHRLLASGRVSRDRLRLLDPHDEPLSAWRLRAETVGMPFLRSPSVHHLAVEPGALVAFAAARDRGSEFIGAYGRPSTALFAAHCRDLVMREKLCEVCVRAEARGLTRSARGFRVETTSGALKARNVLVAHGRSRLTRPAWTRELAAAGARVAHVFEPGIDAALAGAQRIAIVGGGITAAQLAVRLAERAQLTVIARHPIREHDFDSDPGWLGPRHLADFARLRDPEERRARIRKARNRGSLPRDVALAVDQARTRSALDWRKDEVRSAGFAGGTIALDCASGARLSCDAVALATGFAPEPARDTWLGDAVDVLGLPCAPCGSPLVDGALRWAPGLFVSGALAELEIGPAAPNIAGARMAAERILAAL
- a CDS encoding TonB-dependent receptor plug domain-containing protein; this translates as MRRGSFIWAVAFAATANAQEPPRSEESPGLDETVEELIVTAQRREQRAIEVPASLHVLPGDALAARGVRDVRDAFAAVPNLQFNMLGDGGGGTGIAIRGVSAAGVFGVDQAVAIYVDGVLMNAEGAWNPRLVDVDRVEVLRGPQGTLYGRNALAGAVSIISVQPNPERLGGFAEATVGWFGEFGASGALNVPLGEAAAFRVTAFGAQSDGFIRNRLGGRRFGGLAEGGVRAQLAVEPAERWSLALAADYAKDDGRKWGVGDRVRVADELAVDVATPFLSELENYGAALTATREGACCAG
- a CDS encoding LLM class flavin-dependent oxidoreductase; the protein is MRAQLSVVDQAPVRKGGSAAEALREALALAERCDALGYARYWVAEHHSLPGIASTSPEILIGQIAARTRAIRVGSGGVMLMHYSALKVAENFRMLESLFPGRIDCGLGRAPGSDQRTAAALAYPGQLRSVHHYPEQLDDLAAFLTDEMPAGHPFRGIQASPTRDGVPELWLLGSGIDSALMAAERGLPFSFAHFFGAHAGGGPKIVAAYRDRFRPSRWLAAPRVHVGVMTICAESEERARYHAASLRLSRLNLARGVNTGLASPEEALAYPYSQAELDYLEKAAMPAVVGDPGQVLAGLERVAADYAADELGIVTFCFDFAARVRSYELIAEAARLAPRG
- a CDS encoding dihydroorotase → MTAPALDLLLRGGNLLTSAGVTRADIGVRDGKIVALGDLELERAALTVKAEHLHIMAGAIDTQVHFREPGLEHKEDLATGTAAAIAGGITSVLEMPNTQPPTLDAAALADKLARASGRAWCDHAFYVGASPSNVDSLAALERLPGCAGVKLFMGSSTGGLLVADDETIARVLASGRRRIAVHAEDEARLRERRALIGAGATAAMHPVWRDAETALRATQRLLTLAERAGRRVHVLHVTTAEEVALLGRHRALASVEVTPQHLTLAAPHCYQALGTLAQMNPPIRDERHRAALWEAVRDGRVDVIGSDHAPHTLAEKARAYPESPSGMPGVQTLLPLLLDHAATGRLPLARIPDLMSEGPARVFGIAGKGFLRAGYDADFSLIDLAERWTVEKSWLRSRCGWSPFEGMKLTGKPVMTVLRGRIAMRDGELIGAPTGEPLRFA
- a CDS encoding GTP-binding protein; translated protein: MVALLDAHRMLGDLSSDDRLADRGWAATPFDGRSVADLLVEQIESASIVVLLDPDDRLEATRRKVRVLNPTARIASCSSDDLELPPRLLSVEATPHSVSTPPWLRALRGAPPWHEGFREGHCLDFRRRLPFDPERLARWLERPLPGLVRGKGYLWLSDRDDERIGYSRAGSLQRTFQAGGWWASAAPGRWPACPTQAADLLSRWDPRVGDREQRLVLIGDDFDPVELERSLDECLVSDSARGGVWGLGSHPGGAAFH
- a CDS encoding GTP-binding protein, yielding MSNQPARRLPVTVLSGFLGAGKTSLLNHVLANREGMRVAVIVNDMSEVNIDARLVERGDANLHRTEEKLVEMSNGCICCTLRDDLLKEVADLARAGRFDYLLIESTGISEPVPVAQTFTFEDEHGVSLGQLAQLDTMVTVVDGASFLRDYRASQTLASLGQVAGEEDERTVSDLLIEQVEFADVLVINKLDLVSERDADELAAILKALNPGARQVRAQHGRVPLPEVLGTGRFDYERAAASAGWIRELEAEHVPETEAYGISSFVFRARAPFHPERLWEFFNADPAWGTVLRSKGFFWIASRHHLVWEWAQAGGVSSARPIGGWFAATPSEEWGDEHPDRDSRWDPIFGDRQQEIVFIGRRMDRAGIEKRLAECLLDEGSVYLGSDAWRTLPDPFPRPEPPSEAHAKDA